A window of Drosophila subobscura isolate 14011-0131.10 chromosome E, UCBerk_Dsub_1.0, whole genome shotgun sequence contains these coding sequences:
- the LOC117891928 gene encoding lactoylglutathione lyase has translation MGDVTGISNAEAEALCKKPEEGTQDFLFQQTMYRIKDPRKSLPFYTGVLGMTLLAKLDFPESMFSLYFMGYENADDIPKDPKERRSWALSRKATIELTHNWGTENDLEQGYHNGNSDPRGFGHIGVMVPDVYAACKRFQEQGVEFVKKPDDGRMKGLAFIKDPDGYWIEIFNAYTVQK, from the exons ATGGGCGATGTCACTGGCATAAGCAATGCTGAGGCGGAAGCCTTGTGCAAGAAGCCGGAGGAGGGAACACAG GATTTCCTGTTCCAACAAACCATGTACCGCATCAAGGATCCCCGCAAGTCGCTGCCCTTCTACACGGGCGTCCTTGGCATGACGTTGCTGGCGAAATTGGACTTTCCCGAGTCCATGTTCTCCCTGTATTTCATGGG CTATGAGAATGCCGACGATATACCAAAGGACCCCAAGGAGCGCAGGAGCTGGGCGTTGAGCCGCAAGGCAACCATTGAGCTGACCCA CAACTGGGGCACTGAGAATGACCTGGAGCAGGGCTACCACAACGGCAACAGTGACCCCCGTGGCTTTGGACACATTGGCGTGATGGTGCCCGATGTCTATGCTGCCTGCAAGCG ATTCCAGGAACAGGGCGTCGAGTTTGTCAAGAAGCCAGACGATGGCCGCATGAAGGGACTGGCGTTCATCAAGGATCCCGACGGCTACTGGATTGAGATTTTCAATGCCTACACCGTTCAGAAGTAG
- the LOC117891922 gene encoding ell-associated factor Eaf isoform X1 has protein sequence MMMTKQKNTLAERLNIGDEVRELKLGSTFNPKNTSTAFHTIKYDFKPASVDTSRMATVDVGSNNQVTVIVPNSESSGVPHTVYKGNQREYAKECLMIYDKETGAITIEKLNHNIQVKKTRSEVTNKPVQLPPQNMPMNMGHQGQVVGTNGSVPPAMAQMAPGPQPGPGGKLENSTMRISTKTKVSTGSRRNNIIDFKPRNSPMQQSSPSRPVVTHRSPQSAPAWDANNAQQTLPSIPMITDDDDFGLRAAMHNGGGQANISGSSTGSSSGQPDHYGGSSASSSHMAKQRQAHGKRQQMQQRSSPPMQQQQPNYGRGGYNGGNNYAQQQHPQQQHQPQRHSPQQQQHQRHSPQQPQHQRHSPQQQQQHQQRHSPQQHQQQHPQRHSPQQLQQQQQQRATSYGHSNNMPMDLDSSREHDLASQSVAQAAAALEQQIGGALSASSSSSDSDSSDSDSGSDSDDSTEDDRPMKGQPEQLQLQQHQQQQLHQQQPQQHQQIQQPTPQHQRHQQQQSQQHMNQLPNLGLGSISPSYNNHHHQQAQMQPQQQQHQQQQQQMSGVYAPNGGFPNDLLQNDLQLSSNSSDDDD, from the exons atgatgatgaccaaacaaaagaacacGCTGGCCGAACGCCTCAACATCGGGGATGAGGTGCGCGAGCTTAAACTCGGCTCCACCTTCAATCCGAAGAACACCTCCACCGCATTTCACACAATCAAAT ATGACTTCAAGCCAGCGAGTGTGGATACGAGCCGAATGGCGACAGTGGATGTTGGCTCAAATAATCAAGTTACTGTTATCGTGCCAAATTCAG AAAGTTCCGGTGTGCCTCATACAGTTTATAAGGGTAATCAGAGAGAGTATGCGAAGGAGTGCTTGATGATCTACGACAAGGAGACGGGTGCTATCACAATTGAGAAGCTCAACCATAACATTCAAGTGAAGAAGACAAG AAGTGAAGTCACCAACAAGCCcgtgcagctgccgccgcagaATATGCCCATGAATATGGGCCATCAAGGCCAGGTTGTGGGCACGAACGGATCTGTGCCGCCAGCCATGGCACAAATGGCACCAGGACCGCAGCCCGGACCTGGCGGTAAACTGGAGAACAGCACCATGCGGATCTCAACCAAGACAAAGGTCTCAACGGGCAGTCGTCGGAATAATATAA TTGACTTCAAGCCACGCAATTCTCCGATGCAGCAGAGCTCACCTTCGCGTCCAGTGGTCACCCATCGCAGTCCGCAGTCTGCGCCAGC TTGGGATGCAAACAATGCCCAACAGACGTTGCCCAGCATTCCGATGATAACGGATGACGACGACTTTGGCTTGAGGGCCGCTATGCACAATGGCGGCGGCCAGGCGAATATCTCTGGCTCCTCAACGGGCTCGTCGTCGGGGCAGCCCGACCACTATGGTGGCTCGAGCGCGTCCTCGTCGCACATGgcaaagcagcggcaggcgcATGGCAAGCGACAGCAGATGCAACAGCGATCCAGTCCAcccatgcaacagcagcagccaaactACGGTCGTGGGGGCTACAATGGCGGAAATAACTacgcacaacagcagcatccacagcagcagcaccagccacaaCGGCACTctccacagcaacagcagcatcagcggcacTCTccgcaacagccgcagcatcagcggcactccccacagcagcagcaacaacaccaacagcggCACTCTccacagcaacatcagcagcaacatccacaACGGCACTctccacagcagctgcagcagcaacagcagcagcgtgccaCATCTTACGGCCATAGCAATAATATGCCCATGGACTTGGACTCATCCAGGGAACACGATTTGGCCTCACAGTCTGTGGCACAAGCGGCTGCCGCTCTCGAACAG CAAATTGGCGGTGCTCTAAGTGCCTCCAGCTCAAGTTCCGACTCGGATTCCAGCGACAGTGATAGCGGCAGTGATTCTGATGACAGCACCGAGGATGATCGTCCAATGAAAGGGCAACCTGagcaactacaactacagcagcaccaacaacaacaactacaccaacagcagccgcagcagcatcagcagataCAACAGCCAACTCCACAGCATCAACgccatcaacagcagcagtcccagcagcaCATGAATCAGCTGCCCAATCTGGGCTTGGGCTCCATATCACCATCCTACAACAATCATCACCATCAACAGGCGCAgatgcagccgcagcagcaacaacaccaacaacaacagcaacaaatgtcCGGCGTATATGCGCCCAATGGTGGATTTCCAAATGATTTGCTGCAAAACGATCTGCAGTTGTCCTCCAATTCGTCCGACGATGACGATTGA
- the LOC117891922 gene encoding ell-associated factor Eaf isoform X2 — MMMTKQKNTLAERLNIGDEVRELKLGSTFNPKNTSTAFHTIKYDFKPASVDTSRMATVDVGSNNQVTVIVPNSESSGVPHTVYKGNQREYAKECLMIYDKETGAITIEKLNHNIQVKKTRSEVTNKPVQLPPQNMPMNMGHQGQVVGTNGSVPPAMAQMAPGPQPGPGGKLENSTMRISTKTKVSTGSRRNNIIDFKPRNSPMQQSSPSRPVVTHRSPQSAPAWDANNAQQTLPSIPMITDDDDFGLRAAMHNGGGQANISGSSTGSSSGQPDHYGGSSASSSHMAKQRQAHGKRQQMQQRSSPPMQQQQPNYGRGGYNGGNNYAQQQHPQQQHQPQRHSPQQQQHQRHSPQQPQHQRHSPQQQQQHQQRHSPQQQQQQQQRATSYGHSNNMPMDLDSSREHDLASQSVAQAAAALEQQIGGALSASSSSSDSDSSDSDSGSDSDDSTEDDRPMKGQPEQLQLQQHQQQQLHQQQPQQHQQIQQPTPQHQRHQQQQSQQHMNQLPNLGLGSISPSYNNHHHQQAQMQPQQQQHQQQQQQMSGVYAPNGGFPNDLLQNDLQLSSNSSDDDD; from the exons atgatgatgaccaaacaaaagaacacGCTGGCCGAACGCCTCAACATCGGGGATGAGGTGCGCGAGCTTAAACTCGGCTCCACCTTCAATCCGAAGAACACCTCCACCGCATTTCACACAATCAAAT ATGACTTCAAGCCAGCGAGTGTGGATACGAGCCGAATGGCGACAGTGGATGTTGGCTCAAATAATCAAGTTACTGTTATCGTGCCAAATTCAG AAAGTTCCGGTGTGCCTCATACAGTTTATAAGGGTAATCAGAGAGAGTATGCGAAGGAGTGCTTGATGATCTACGACAAGGAGACGGGTGCTATCACAATTGAGAAGCTCAACCATAACATTCAAGTGAAGAAGACAAG AAGTGAAGTCACCAACAAGCCcgtgcagctgccgccgcagaATATGCCCATGAATATGGGCCATCAAGGCCAGGTTGTGGGCACGAACGGATCTGTGCCGCCAGCCATGGCACAAATGGCACCAGGACCGCAGCCCGGACCTGGCGGTAAACTGGAGAACAGCACCATGCGGATCTCAACCAAGACAAAGGTCTCAACGGGCAGTCGTCGGAATAATATAA TTGACTTCAAGCCACGCAATTCTCCGATGCAGCAGAGCTCACCTTCGCGTCCAGTGGTCACCCATCGCAGTCCGCAGTCTGCGCCAGC TTGGGATGCAAACAATGCCCAACAGACGTTGCCCAGCATTCCGATGATAACGGATGACGACGACTTTGGCTTGAGGGCCGCTATGCACAATGGCGGCGGCCAGGCGAATATCTCTGGCTCCTCAACGGGCTCGTCGTCGGGGCAGCCCGACCACTATGGTGGCTCGAGCGCGTCCTCGTCGCACATGgcaaagcagcggcaggcgcATGGCAAGCGACAGCAGATGCAACAGCGATCCAGTCCAcccatgcaacagcagcagccaaactACGGTCGTGGGGGCTACAATGGCGGAAATAACTacgcacaacagcagcatccacagcagcagcaccagccacaaCGGCACTctccacagcaacagcagcatcagcggcacTCTccgcaacagccgcagcatcagcggcactccccacagcagcagcaacaacaccaacagcggCACTCTccacagcaa cagcagcaacagcagcagcgtgccaCATCTTACGGCCATAGCAATAATATGCCCATGGACTTGGACTCATCCAGGGAACACGATTTGGCCTCACAGTCTGTGGCACAAGCGGCTGCCGCTCTCGAACAG CAAATTGGCGGTGCTCTAAGTGCCTCCAGCTCAAGTTCCGACTCGGATTCCAGCGACAGTGATAGCGGCAGTGATTCTGATGACAGCACCGAGGATGATCGTCCAATGAAAGGGCAACCTGagcaactacaactacagcagcaccaacaacaacaactacaccaacagcagccgcagcagcatcagcagataCAACAGCCAACTCCACAGCATCAACgccatcaacagcagcagtcccagcagcaCATGAATCAGCTGCCCAATCTGGGCTTGGGCTCCATATCACCATCCTACAACAATCATCACCATCAACAGGCGCAgatgcagccgcagcagcaacaacaccaacaacaacagcaacaaatgtcCGGCGTATATGCGCCCAATGGTGGATTTCCAAATGATTTGCTGCAAAACGATCTGCAGTTGTCCTCCAATTCGTCCGACGATGACGATTGA
- the LOC117891922 gene encoding ell-associated factor Eaf isoform X3, translating into MMMTKQKNTLAERLNIGDEVRELKLGSTFNPKNTSTAFHTIKYDFKPASVDTSRMATVDVGSNNQVTVIVPNSESSGVPHTVYKGNQREYAKECLMIYDKETGAITIEKLNHNIQVKKTRSEVTNKPVQLPPQNMPMNMGHQGQVVGTNGSVPPAMAQMAPGPQPGPGGKLENSTMRISTKTKVSTGSRRNNIIDFKPRNSPMQQSSPSRPVVTHRSPQSAPAWDANNAQQTLPSIPMITDDDDFGLRAAMHNGGGQANISGSSTGSSSGQPDHYGGSSASSSHMAKQRQAHGKRQQMQQRSSPPMQQQQPNYGRGGYNGGNNYAQQQHPQQQHQPQRHSPQQQQHQRHSPQQPQHQRHSPQQQQQHQQRHSPQQHQQQHPQRHSPQQLQQQQQQRATSYGHSNNMPMDLDSSREHDLASQSVAQAAAALEQQIGGALSASSSSSDSDSSDSDSGSDSDDSTEDDRPMKEQQQHQQQQQQMSGVYAPNGGFPNDLLQNDLQLSSNSSDDDD; encoded by the exons atgatgatgaccaaacaaaagaacacGCTGGCCGAACGCCTCAACATCGGGGATGAGGTGCGCGAGCTTAAACTCGGCTCCACCTTCAATCCGAAGAACACCTCCACCGCATTTCACACAATCAAAT ATGACTTCAAGCCAGCGAGTGTGGATACGAGCCGAATGGCGACAGTGGATGTTGGCTCAAATAATCAAGTTACTGTTATCGTGCCAAATTCAG AAAGTTCCGGTGTGCCTCATACAGTTTATAAGGGTAATCAGAGAGAGTATGCGAAGGAGTGCTTGATGATCTACGACAAGGAGACGGGTGCTATCACAATTGAGAAGCTCAACCATAACATTCAAGTGAAGAAGACAAG AAGTGAAGTCACCAACAAGCCcgtgcagctgccgccgcagaATATGCCCATGAATATGGGCCATCAAGGCCAGGTTGTGGGCACGAACGGATCTGTGCCGCCAGCCATGGCACAAATGGCACCAGGACCGCAGCCCGGACCTGGCGGTAAACTGGAGAACAGCACCATGCGGATCTCAACCAAGACAAAGGTCTCAACGGGCAGTCGTCGGAATAATATAA TTGACTTCAAGCCACGCAATTCTCCGATGCAGCAGAGCTCACCTTCGCGTCCAGTGGTCACCCATCGCAGTCCGCAGTCTGCGCCAGC TTGGGATGCAAACAATGCCCAACAGACGTTGCCCAGCATTCCGATGATAACGGATGACGACGACTTTGGCTTGAGGGCCGCTATGCACAATGGCGGCGGCCAGGCGAATATCTCTGGCTCCTCAACGGGCTCGTCGTCGGGGCAGCCCGACCACTATGGTGGCTCGAGCGCGTCCTCGTCGCACATGgcaaagcagcggcaggcgcATGGCAAGCGACAGCAGATGCAACAGCGATCCAGTCCAcccatgcaacagcagcagccaaactACGGTCGTGGGGGCTACAATGGCGGAAATAACTacgcacaacagcagcatccacagcagcagcaccagccacaaCGGCACTctccacagcaacagcagcatcagcggcacTCTccgcaacagccgcagcatcagcggcactccccacagcagcagcaacaacaccaacagcggCACTCTccacagcaacatcagcagcaacatccacaACGGCACTctccacagcagctgcagcagcaacagcagcagcgtgccaCATCTTACGGCCATAGCAATAATATGCCCATGGACTTGGACTCATCCAGGGAACACGATTTGGCCTCACAGTCTGTGGCACAAGCGGCTGCCGCTCTCGAACAG CAAATTGGCGGTGCTCTAAGTGCCTCCAGCTCAAGTTCCGACTCGGATTCCAGCGACAGTGATAGCGGCAGTGATTCTGATGACAGCACCGAGGATGATCGTCCAATGAAAG agcagcaacaacaccaacaacaacagcaacaaatgtcCGGCGTATATGCGCCCAATGGTGGATTTCCAAATGATTTGCTGCAAAACGATCTGCAGTTGTCCTCCAATTCGTCCGACGATGACGATTGA
- the LOC117891926 gene encoding extensin → MRLLAVLFLELLATSTVYGQDNCDNECKLLEYQKALPNALAVYEYQNNIKPPTFTPGPVTSSFVPPRSRFDNARTAACRVATLIKPNKSVPGCKKRQRQRLWFGVFGNQRPPRVWPKRHTPNTIPPPSGYRGSTIWYGVFGNEPPPRVYPARYTRSTEPPRPPPPPPPRPPPPPPPRPPPPPPPPPRPPPPPPPPRPRPPPPPPKTTKRTTTTTTTTTTTTTTTPRPPPPRPAPPRPRQPPPTPPPTTTETQYQKGQYIWRLRPDIKNMDSNPIRRLNLPEIGKEDLLTLCRAMRDTLKKIHKSVEEDQEYKQLENLLDDVVAVALVSNPKTRRRIDPELLANALNSMCGKLCVGSL, encoded by the exons ATGCGGCTGTTAGCTGTGCTCTTTCTGG AGTTGCTTGCCACGTCAACGGTCTACGGACAGGACAATTGCGACAATGAGTGCAAGCTATTGGAATACCAAAAGGCCCTGCCGAATGCTCTGGCCGTGTACGAGTACCAAAATAACATCAAACCTCCCACATTTACCCCTGGTCCGGTCACCAGCAGCTTTGTTCCACCCAGATCGAGATTTGACAATGCAAGAACCGCAGCGTGTAGAGTGGCAACATTGATAAAACCGAATAAATCGGTGCCTGGTTGCAAGAagcggcaaaggcagcggTTGTGGTTTGGCGTTTTTGGTAATCAACGACCACCAAGAGTATGGCCGAAGCGACATACGCCTAACACGATACCCCCGCCTAGCGGATATCGCGGTTCGACGATCTGGTATGGTGTTTTCGGTAATGAACCACCCCCACGTGTATATCCGGCAAGATATACGCGTTCGACGGAGCCGCCTaggccaccaccgccacctcctcctcggcctccaccgccacctcctcctcgaccaccaccaccaccaccaccaccgcctcggccgccaccgccaccgccaccgccacgaccacgcccaccaccgccaccgcctaAGACAACTAAAAGGactacaacaacgacaacaacaactacaacaacaacgacaacaacaccTCGGCCGCCACCGCCAAGGCCAGCACCTCCACGCCCTCGGCAACCACCACCCACGCCACCTCCGACTACGACAGAGACGCAGTACCAAAAAGGTCAGTATATCTGGCGCCTTCGGCCCGATATCAAAAACATGGACAGCAATCCGATTCGAAGGCTAAATCTACCCGAAATCGGAAAGGAAGATCTGTTAACCCTGTGCAGGGCCATGCGCGATACCCTAAAGAAAATCCACAAGAGCGTTGAGGAAGACCAGGAATACAAACAGTTGGAGAACCTGCTCGACGATGTCGTCGCTGTGGCTTTAGTTTCCAACCCCAAAACGCGCAGGAGAATCGATCCTGAGCTGTTGGCCAATGCCCTCAATTCAATGTGCGGCAAATTGTGTGTGGGAAGTTTGTAA